A single window of Nocardia sp. NBC_01327 DNA harbors:
- a CDS encoding amidohydrolase family protein: MISPRTLIRNGIVIPCAGDRAVFDPGSVLIENGRITAVGTVAQLDAAAADAIVVDATDHAVIPGLHNCHLHSGLLRGTAESKSLWDWLRDYVDPAHRALTPDIAEAASLLCYTEALRGGTTSVMDMWRYMEGSAHAAEAVGLRATLVPYVADLPGYDYFETLASNRALLENYRTYADDRVRSWVGLEHLFYCSPEAFTAAAALADEFDTGLHTHSSETVSEVEESLRRFGRRPIEEFLHRGILGPRTVVAHCVWVDEREMDILAETGTSVAHCPCSNMKLSSGPAPVIAMRDKGITVGLGSDGEKENNNLDLLEEMKFGSLLQKVTTLDPTTGDPWDMLTMATIDGARALGLDGETGSLEPGKKADVVLVDLRALHTTPLLHGDDFNAVAHLVFSASAADVSQVYVDGRLVVDDGKVLTVDTDAVRARAQNAAEELFARRADLTRERS; the protein is encoded by the coding sequence ATGATTTCGCCTCGCACCCTGATTCGCAATGGCATTGTCATCCCCTGCGCCGGAGACAGAGCGGTGTTCGATCCCGGCTCGGTGCTGATCGAGAACGGGCGCATCACCGCCGTCGGAACCGTGGCGCAACTCGACGCCGCGGCCGCCGATGCGATTGTCGTCGATGCCACCGATCACGCGGTCATTCCCGGTCTGCACAACTGTCACCTGCACTCCGGACTGCTGCGCGGGACCGCCGAATCCAAGTCGCTGTGGGATTGGCTGCGCGACTATGTCGATCCCGCGCATCGCGCGCTGACACCGGATATCGCCGAGGCGGCGTCGCTGCTGTGCTACACCGAGGCGCTGCGCGGCGGCACCACCTCGGTGATGGATATGTGGCGCTATATGGAGGGTTCCGCGCACGCTGCGGAGGCGGTGGGCCTGCGTGCCACACTCGTCCCGTACGTTGCCGATCTGCCGGGATACGACTACTTCGAAACGCTCGCGAGCAATCGCGCGCTGCTCGAGAACTATCGCACCTACGCCGATGACCGGGTGCGCTCCTGGGTCGGGCTCGAGCATCTGTTCTATTGCAGCCCTGAAGCTTTCACCGCTGCGGCCGCGCTCGCCGACGAGTTCGACACCGGACTGCACACGCATTCCTCGGAGACTGTTTCCGAAGTCGAGGAATCGCTGCGCAGATTCGGCCGCCGGCCGATCGAAGAGTTCCTGCACCGCGGCATTCTCGGCCCCCGCACCGTGGTGGCGCACTGCGTCTGGGTGGACGAGCGGGAGATGGATATCCTCGCGGAGACCGGAACCAGTGTGGCGCACTGCCCATGCTCGAATATGAAGCTGTCCTCCGGGCCCGCGCCGGTAATCGCCATGCGCGACAAGGGAATCACCGTTGGGCTGGGCAGTGACGGTGAGAAGGAGAACAACAATCTGGATCTGCTCGAGGAGATGAAATTCGGGTCGCTGCTGCAGAAGGTCACCACCCTCGATCCGACGACGGGGGACCCGTGGGACATGTTGACCATGGCGACTATCGACGGCGCACGCGCCCTGGGGCTCGACGGCGAGACCGGGTCGCTCGAGCCCGGTAAGAAGGCTGATGTTGTGCTGGTGGATCTGCGCGCCCTGCACACTACGCCGCTGCTGCACGGTGACGACTTCAATGCGGTGGCGCACCTGGTGTTCTCGGCTTCCGCCGCTGATGTGTCGCAGGTGTATGTCGACGGTCGCCTGGTCGTCGATGACGGGAAGGTGCTGACCGTCGACACCGATGCGGTCCGGGCACGAGCCCAGAATGCCGCCGAAGAACTCTTCGCGCGGCGCGCCGACCTGACCAGAGAGAGGTCCTGA
- a CDS encoding nucleoside deaminase, whose amino-acid sequence MTASTQPGPGSTGDLPDGDLALLRTAIAESFASRERGRHPFGALVADENGVIVARRGNNSAPPEGDPTQHAELSAAAEAVKHLTSEELARATLYTSAEPCVMCAGAIYWTGIGRVVYALSEEKLLGLTGDNPENPTFALPCREVFARGQRHIEVCGPMLEDEAAAAHEGFWH is encoded by the coding sequence ATGACGGCAAGTACTCAGCCCGGTCCGGGCTCCACCGGCGATTTGCCGGACGGTGATCTCGCCTTGCTGCGCACGGCGATCGCAGAATCGTTCGCCTCTCGGGAGCGGGGGCGGCATCCCTTCGGCGCGCTCGTCGCTGACGAGAACGGGGTGATCGTGGCGCGGCGGGGTAATAATTCCGCGCCTCCGGAGGGTGATCCGACTCAGCATGCCGAGCTCTCCGCTGCTGCGGAGGCGGTCAAGCACCTCACGTCGGAGGAGCTCGCGCGGGCCACCCTGTACACGAGCGCGGAGCCCTGCGTGATGTGCGCGGGGGCCATTTATTGGACGGGTATCGGGCGGGTTGTGTACGCGCTCTCGGAGGAGAAGTTGCTCGGGCTTACCGGGGACAATCCGGAGAACCCCACGTTCGCGCTCCCCTGCCGTGAGGTTTTCGCGCGCGGTCAGCGCCACATCGAGGTGTGCGGGCCGATGCTGGAGGACGAGGCGGCTGCCGCGCATGAGGGGTTCTGGCACTAG
- a CDS encoding cryptochrome/photolyase family protein: protein MSVAVALFTRDLRVRDNPVLAAACRAGAVVPLFVFDDRILERASLSANRIRFLLAALGELESELRAVGGRLVVRRGDIAEQVAGVVAETGATEVHIASDVSGYSTVRARRLRDRLGGSDCRLIVHSGSVSVVDPPDLRPATGRDHFAVFTPYFRRWLETPLRSAVARPGEVTVPDIAGAALPDITALSSAESSPQLAVGGETTGRKLLRDWLSGPIGEYASASDDLAADATSRLASYLHFGCLSPTEMVRRTDLSTPGGYAFARQLAWRDFNNQILAARPEVATEDYRSRPAPWRNDPQAVAAWCAGRTGYPVIDAGMRQLLAEGWMPGRARLIAASFLSKSLGIDWRIGAAHFQRWLVDGDVANNQLNWQWAAGTGTDSRPNRVLNPIRQADRYDPDGAYARRWLPELAHLPGADIHKPWRAPLLAPDYPPPLIECNGM, encoded by the coding sequence ATGAGCGTCGCAGTTGCCCTGTTCACGAGGGATTTGCGGGTGCGGGACAATCCGGTGTTGGCGGCGGCCTGTCGTGCCGGTGCGGTGGTGCCGCTGTTTGTTTTCGACGACCGCATTCTCGAGCGGGCGTCGCTTTCGGCGAATCGGATTCGGTTTCTGCTGGCGGCGCTCGGTGAGCTCGAGAGCGAGTTGCGGGCTGTCGGGGGACGGCTTGTCGTGCGGCGGGGTGATATCGCTGAGCAGGTGGCGGGGGTGGTCGCCGAGACCGGGGCGACGGAGGTGCATATCGCCTCGGATGTGAGCGGGTACAGCACCGTGCGGGCCCGGCGGCTGCGGGATCGGCTGGGGGGCAGCGATTGTCGGCTGATCGTGCATTCGGGGTCGGTGAGCGTCGTCGATCCTCCGGATCTGCGCCCGGCGACCGGGCGGGACCACTTCGCGGTGTTCACGCCGTACTTCCGACGCTGGCTGGAGACCCCCCTGCGCAGTGCGGTGGCACGACCCGGCGAGGTGACGGTGCCGGATATCGCCGGTGCGGCACTGCCCGACATCACCGCCCTGAGTTCGGCGGAGAGCTCACCGCAGTTGGCCGTGGGCGGCGAGACGACCGGGCGAAAGCTGTTGCGCGACTGGCTTTCCGGCCCCATCGGCGAATATGCCTCCGCCAGTGACGATCTGGCCGCCGATGCCACCTCCCGCCTGGCGTCCTACCTGCACTTCGGCTGCCTGTCACCCACCGAAATGGTCCGCCGCACCGACCTGTCGACCCCCGGCGGCTACGCCTTCGCCCGCCAATTGGCCTGGCGCGACTTCAATAATCAGATCTTGGCCGCCCGGCCCGAGGTCGCCACCGAGGACTATCGCTCCCGCCCGGCACCCTGGCGCAATGATCCCCAGGCGGTCGCGGCCTGGTGCGCCGGCCGCACCGGATACCCGGTCATCGACGCGGGCATGCGTCAACTCCTGGCCGAGGGTTGGATGCCCGGCCGCGCCCGCCTCATCGCGGCGAGCTTCCTCAGCAAATCCCTCGGCATCGACTGGCGTATCGGCGCTGCCCATTTCCAGCGCTGGCTCGTCGACGGCGATGTCGCCAACAACCAACTCAACTGGCAGTGGGCCGCGGGCACCGGCACCGACTCCCGCCCCAACCGAGTCCTGAACCCCATCCGCCAGGCCGACCGCTACGACCCCGACGGCGCCTACGCCCGCCGCTGGCTCCCCGAACTCGCCCACCTCCCCGGCGCCGACATCCACAAACCCTGGCGAGCCCCCCTCCTCGCCCCCGACTACCCGCCCCCGCTCATCGAATGCAACGGCATGTGA
- a CDS encoding GNAT family N-acetyltransferase — MSTDLIPGLRFDRYTAAQARGIRDTVESVYRHAYVDQIAAGDSFVAPEAFMRRFDAYTDPHAGRFELVVGSIEGEPVGQAWGWPLASNSRWWANLALGEGDRAAFVAENGMRTFALSEIMVCKEFAGRGIARALHDELLGGRPEQRATLLVEPDNVRAYTSYINWGWRRVGTLKPSWPDAPTLHVLIRDLKSES, encoded by the coding sequence ATGAGCACCGACCTCATCCCCGGGCTGCGATTCGACCGATACACCGCCGCGCAGGCGCGTGGGATTCGCGACACTGTCGAAAGTGTCTACCGTCATGCGTATGTCGACCAGATTGCCGCCGGCGATTCGTTTGTCGCGCCGGAGGCGTTCATGCGGCGCTTCGATGCGTATACCGATCCGCATGCGGGCCGGTTCGAGCTTGTTGTGGGGAGTATCGAGGGTGAGCCGGTCGGGCAGGCGTGGGGCTGGCCGCTCGCTTCGAACAGTCGATGGTGGGCGAATCTTGCACTGGGGGAAGGGGATCGCGCGGCTTTCGTCGCTGAGAATGGAATGCGGACCTTTGCGCTCAGCGAGATCATGGTCTGTAAGGAATTCGCCGGGCGCGGGATAGCCCGGGCACTGCACGACGAGTTGCTCGGGGGGCGACCGGAACAGCGGGCGACTCTGCTCGTCGAACCGGACAACGTGCGCGCCTACACCAGTTACATCAATTGGGGCTGGCGGCGAGTCGGCACTCTGAAGCCCAGCTGGCCGGATGCGCCGACGCTGCATGTCCTGATCCGCGACCTGAAGTCGGAGTCGTAG
- a CDS encoding helix-turn-helix domain-containing protein yields MIVSKWTGTEVRALRTAALRMTQEEFAETLGFVTPTVQKWEQRATIDRPVVGRSAEALDTLLSGLESAPSERFRIALAEAYLNLPPSGSELLSAEGNDEMKRREFGILAGITLAAPLVDVDAPRVGVSDAQRLALLTDQIEQQACKTGGAPLVRAVFYQLEQMKRVLDTCIFDTGAAASAFTAEVGNLAATASWLAFDATMHPHAKRCVTDAFSLGNQAGADDVTVHACVAESLQTLALTATGQGSARHALRLTGHARNLLRGRPSGRIHAAIATRDAQAHAQLGDAQGFSRAVATAWRELAEAIDNEPIETSPVWLRFVTYSEIRFHEARGYARLGNTDRAVQIFNEMERDAPGRNTTFYRAGKAATFASGGDFANAISESLPVLADLADGLASPRTIKMLEPMRLSVADLPVAEEFRRRFDALACTVTV; encoded by the coding sequence ATGATCGTCAGCAAATGGACGGGAACTGAGGTTCGAGCGCTGCGCACGGCGGCACTACGAATGACTCAGGAGGAGTTCGCCGAAACGCTCGGGTTCGTGACTCCGACCGTCCAGAAATGGGAGCAGCGAGCCACGATTGATCGGCCTGTAGTGGGCCGATCGGCCGAGGCTCTCGACACGCTGCTCTCAGGACTCGAATCCGCACCGTCAGAGCGCTTTCGGATCGCGCTCGCGGAGGCGTACCTGAATTTGCCACCATCTGGTAGCGAACTGCTCAGCGCGGAGGGCAATGACGAGATGAAGCGGCGGGAATTCGGAATTCTGGCGGGTATTACGTTGGCTGCACCCCTGGTCGACGTGGACGCGCCCCGCGTTGGCGTCAGCGATGCTCAGCGATTGGCGTTGCTGACCGATCAGATTGAGCAGCAGGCGTGTAAAACCGGCGGCGCTCCGCTCGTTCGTGCTGTGTTCTACCAGTTGGAGCAGATGAAGCGGGTACTCGACACCTGCATCTTCGATACTGGCGCAGCGGCGTCGGCGTTCACGGCCGAAGTAGGGAATCTCGCCGCGACTGCCAGCTGGCTGGCGTTCGACGCGACCATGCACCCGCACGCCAAACGCTGTGTCACAGATGCGTTCTCCCTGGGAAATCAGGCTGGTGCCGACGATGTCACCGTGCACGCGTGCGTGGCGGAGTCCTTGCAGACGCTGGCGCTCACCGCGACCGGGCAAGGGAGCGCCCGGCATGCGCTGCGACTGACAGGGCATGCCCGGAACCTGCTGCGTGGCCGTCCATCTGGGCGAATCCATGCGGCAATCGCCACGCGCGATGCGCAAGCCCATGCCCAACTCGGTGATGCGCAGGGCTTTTCGCGTGCCGTCGCGACCGCGTGGCGAGAGCTCGCGGAAGCTATCGACAACGAGCCGATCGAGACCAGCCCGGTGTGGCTGCGCTTCGTCACCTACAGCGAGATCCGGTTTCACGAGGCGCGCGGATACGCGCGCCTCGGAAACACCGACCGAGCTGTCCAGATCTTCAATGAGATGGAACGTGACGCGCCGGGCCGCAATACAACCTTCTACCGTGCGGGCAAGGCAGCGACATTCGCGAGCGGCGGCGATTTCGCGAATGCGATCTCCGAAAGCCTTCCTGTCCTGGCTGATCTCGCCGACGGGTTGGCGTCGCCGCGAACGATCAAGATGCTCGAACCTATGCGGCTTTCGGTAGCGGATCTCCCCGTGGCGGAGGAATTTCGCCGCCGGTTCGATGCGTTGGCGTGCACAGTGACTGTATGA
- a CDS encoding NADPH-dependent oxidoreductase, with the protein MTQIASSPDQVVAQRYRDPAPTAPAGWNPVLQVLHEHRSVRRYLSDPVPDAVLRLLVSAAQSAPTSSNLQVWSVIAVRDPERKARLAALAGDQEHIRQAPVLLVWTADLARLRGLAAERAVPLDGADYLESSYVAFLDAALAAQNAVVAAESLGLGTVYIGAIRNNPEQVAAELSLPPGVFAVVGLVVGTPDPSEDARVKPRLPQAAVLHEETYDASGQSAHVAEYETRIAEFYAEQQLDHSWTDRVLSRLGSAAALKGRDRLRDQLTAQGFPLH; encoded by the coding sequence ATGACCCAGATCGCGTCCTCTCCTGATCAGGTGGTGGCTCAGCGCTACCGCGACCCGGCACCGACTGCGCCTGCGGGCTGGAATCCGGTGCTGCAGGTGCTGCACGAGCATCGGTCGGTGCGCCGGTATCTGAGCGATCCGGTGCCGGATGCTGTACTCCGACTGCTTGTTTCGGCGGCACAGTCCGCGCCGACCTCCTCCAATCTGCAGGTGTGGAGTGTGATCGCGGTTCGCGATCCGGAGCGGAAGGCACGGCTCGCGGCACTGGCCGGCGATCAGGAGCACATTCGGCAGGCACCGGTACTGCTGGTGTGGACGGCCGATCTGGCGCGGTTGCGCGGGCTGGCGGCCGAGCGTGCGGTTCCGCTGGACGGGGCCGACTATCTCGAGTCGAGCTATGTGGCGTTTCTGGACGCGGCGCTGGCGGCACAGAATGCGGTGGTCGCGGCGGAATCGCTGGGGCTGGGCACCGTCTATATCGGCGCGATTCGCAATAACCCCGAGCAGGTGGCGGCCGAATTGTCCTTGCCGCCTGGGGTTTTCGCGGTGGTCGGCTTGGTCGTGGGCACTCCGGACCCGAGCGAGGACGCGCGTGTGAAGCCGCGCCTGCCGCAGGCCGCGGTGCTGCACGAGGAAACCTACGATGCGAGCGGGCAGAGCGCGCATGTGGCGGAGTACGAGACGCGCATCGCGGAGTTCTACGCCGAACAGCAACTCGACCACTCCTGGACCGACCGGGTGCTGTCCCGCCTCGGCTCGGCCGCCGCCCTCAAGGGACGCGACCGGCTGCGCGATCAGCTTACGGCCCAGGGCTTTCCGCTGCACTGA
- a CDS encoding helix-turn-helix transcriptional regulator — MDDLGDLSVFLQSRRARVSPESAGVTGGGRRKVTGLRREELAQLAGVSVDYYTRLEQGRATQPSEQVLDALSRVLQLDEVAREHLHRLVKQRSRRPQRAGYPTVVRPQLRRLLDSMSDYPALILNHRIDVLAYNRLAGLLYCDLDQMPVAERNLARMIFLDADRFELYADRSSCTADSVAHLRHAAGEFPDDPELAALIGELSIGSRRFSELWAAAEVSVRGHGAQRFRHPMVGVITLHQERFMLPDGSGQELITLAPEPGSIVADNLRLLANLGVDDTGAPRLSAAESPGP; from the coding sequence ATGGATGATCTCGGCGACCTCAGCGTGTTCCTACAGTCGCGCCGAGCGCGGGTGTCGCCGGAATCGGCCGGCGTCACCGGCGGTGGCCGCCGCAAGGTGACCGGTTTGCGACGCGAGGAACTGGCGCAGCTGGCGGGTGTGAGCGTCGATTACTACACCCGGCTCGAACAGGGCCGGGCGACACAACCGTCGGAGCAGGTGCTGGATGCGCTCTCGCGGGTGCTGCAACTGGACGAGGTGGCCCGTGAGCACCTGCACAGGCTGGTCAAACAGCGCAGCCGCCGGCCGCAGCGGGCCGGCTATCCGACCGTGGTCCGACCGCAACTGCGACGACTGCTGGACTCCATGTCGGACTATCCGGCGCTGATCCTCAACCACCGCATCGACGTGCTGGCCTACAACCGTCTGGCAGGTCTGCTGTACTGCGATCTGGACCAGATGCCGGTCGCGGAACGCAATCTCGCTCGGATGATCTTTCTCGACGCCGACCGCTTCGAGCTGTACGCCGATCGATCCTCGTGCACCGCCGACAGCGTGGCCCACCTTCGTCATGCCGCGGGGGAGTTCCCCGATGACCCGGAACTGGCCGCGCTCATCGGTGAGCTGTCCATCGGCAGCCGCCGGTTCAGCGAACTGTGGGCCGCCGCCGAGGTCAGCGTGCGCGGCCATGGGGCGCAACGCTTTCGGCATCCGATGGTCGGCGTGATCACCCTGCATCAGGAGCGGTTCATGCTGCCGGACGGCTCCGGTCAGGAGCTGATCACCTTGGCTCCGGAACCGGGCAGCATCGTTGCGGACAACCTTCGACTGCTCGCCAATCTGGGTGTGGACGACACCGGCGCACCGCGGCTCAGTGCAGCGGAAAGCCCTGGGCCGTAA
- a CDS encoding NAD(P)H-dependent oxidoreductase encodes MNVLIVYAHPDPKSLTGSLKDFAVDALRADGHEVAVTDLYAMKWQAAAHFTDFDGITGPDFMSASGEAYRSDRLIAEVRAEQQKLLDADLVILQFPLWWFTMPAILKGWIDRVFTYDFAYGAQVSRYGAGPFTGKRALVATTVGGRIGHYTDRGVNGPIDDLLFPINHGVLSFTGFDVLPPFVAHSAVHLNDQRYTEIAESYRQHLATAFTAEPIPYRSESGGDYAGLTYQDGSELVPGREPHGTSGFALHIAAPGQR; translated from the coding sequence ATGAACGTACTGATCGTCTACGCGCACCCCGACCCGAAATCACTGACCGGATCGCTGAAGGACTTCGCCGTCGACGCCCTGCGCGCGGACGGCCACGAGGTCGCGGTCACGGACCTGTATGCCATGAAATGGCAAGCGGCAGCGCACTTCACCGACTTCGACGGCATTACGGGTCCGGATTTCATGTCCGCCTCCGGGGAGGCCTACCGGTCCGATCGGCTGATCGCGGAGGTGCGCGCCGAACAGCAGAAGCTGCTCGACGCCGACCTGGTCATCCTGCAGTTCCCGCTGTGGTGGTTCACCATGCCCGCGATCCTCAAGGGCTGGATCGACCGCGTCTTCACCTACGACTTCGCCTACGGCGCACAGGTTTCGCGCTACGGCGCGGGACCGTTCACCGGTAAACGCGCTCTGGTCGCCACCACCGTGGGCGGCAGAATCGGGCACTACACCGACCGCGGAGTCAACGGCCCCATCGACGACCTACTGTTCCCGATCAATCACGGCGTGCTGTCCTTCACCGGGTTCGATGTCCTGCCCCCGTTCGTCGCGCACAGCGCGGTCCACCTGAACGACCAGCGCTACACCGAGATTGCCGAAAGCTACCGGCAACACCTCGCGACCGCGTTCACCGCCGAACCGATTCCCTACCGCTCGGAATCGGGCGGCGACTACGCGGGCCTGACCTATCAGGACGGTTCGGAGCTCGTGCCGGGTCGAGAACCCCACGGCACCAGCGGATTCGCACTCCACATCGCTGCCCCGGGCCAGCGGTGA
- a CDS encoding EamA family transporter, which produces MARREEAGRVSIRTRATGWSLTSWVLFAGSGPLAKAVMMAGWPAAAVTSARIVLAAGLLVPLVAVVRPRALRFRRADLWLLLGYGILGVAGVQLLFFVAVARVPVGVAMVLVNLAPALVALWVQVVRRTRLPGTAWLGIGFAVLGLALVAQIWQGARLDLLGIAAGLGSAICSAGYFLLGEHGASRHDPIGLTAAGLAIGAMVVAVFAPPWTLPAALLSAPAVLGDLRTPVWPVLLILAVAGTVLPYLAGLRALRDLPSASASVLAVVEPVVAAALAWLLLGQSLGLMQMMGAVIMLTGAMLVQLTMSDTAPAISNRTRR; this is translated from the coding sequence GTGGCGCGGAGGGAAGAGGCTGGGCGAGTATCGATCCGAACCCGGGCGACCGGGTGGAGTCTGACCTCGTGGGTGTTGTTCGCCGGTTCCGGGCCGTTGGCCAAAGCGGTGATGATGGCGGGCTGGCCTGCGGCGGCGGTGACTTCGGCGCGGATCGTGTTGGCGGCGGGGCTGCTGGTGCCGCTCGTTGCGGTGGTGCGGCCACGGGCGCTGCGATTCCGCCGTGCCGATCTGTGGCTGCTACTCGGGTACGGAATTCTCGGCGTCGCGGGGGTGCAATTGCTGTTCTTCGTTGCGGTGGCACGGGTTCCGGTCGGGGTGGCGATGGTGCTGGTCAATCTTGCGCCGGCGTTGGTCGCGCTCTGGGTGCAGGTGGTGCGGCGCACTCGACTGCCCGGAACGGCGTGGCTGGGCATCGGATTCGCCGTGCTCGGATTGGCCCTGGTCGCACAGATCTGGCAGGGCGCCCGGTTGGACCTGCTCGGCATTGCCGCCGGTCTGGGCTCGGCGATCTGCTCGGCCGGATACTTCCTGCTCGGCGAACACGGTGCGAGCAGGCACGACCCGATCGGGCTGACCGCTGCCGGATTGGCTATCGGCGCAATGGTAGTGGCGGTTTTCGCCCCGCCTTGGACGCTGCCCGCGGCACTACTTTCCGCGCCGGCCGTACTGGGTGATCTACGAACGCCGGTCTGGCCGGTGCTGCTGATCCTGGCGGTGGCCGGCACCGTGCTGCCCTACCTGGCCGGGCTTCGCGCCCTGCGCGATCTGCCCTCGGCATCGGCCAGCGTACTGGCCGTGGTGGAACCTGTGGTGGCCGCCGCACTGGCCTGGCTACTGCTCGGCCAATCGCTCGGACTGATGCAGATGATGGGCGCTGTGATCATGCTGACGGGCGCAATGCTGGTGCAGCTGACCATGTCCGACACCGCTCCCGCCATATCGAACCGGACGCGGCGGTAG
- a CDS encoding NmrA family NAD(P)-binding protein, protein MIIVTGATGTLGSQIVQQLLERIPADRIGVSVRDTARAADLAARGVRVRQGDFAAPDSLVSAFEGATQLLLISSNETGGSAVARHTAAIDAACAAGAARILYTSHQGAAADSLFAPMPDHAATERYLAETGTPCTSLRNGFYASTVPLLLGRALETGELAAPADGPVSWTTHGDLAAAIARILTEDPCFDGPTPPLTAPNALDLKDIAAILTDLTGRPIHRVVIDDEEWVAGLIDHGVPASQATMLLGMFHASRNGEFTTTGTALGSLLGRTPTPLRAVLAGLITAN, encoded by the coding sequence ATGATCATCGTTACCGGTGCCACCGGCACCCTCGGCTCGCAGATAGTCCAGCAGTTGCTCGAGCGGATTCCGGCGGACCGCATCGGTGTCAGCGTTCGCGATACCGCCCGCGCCGCAGACCTCGCCGCACGAGGCGTGCGCGTTCGCCAGGGCGACTTCGCCGCCCCCGATTCCCTTGTTTCGGCATTCGAGGGCGCCACGCAGCTGCTCCTCATCTCGTCCAATGAAACCGGCGGTTCCGCTGTCGCTCGGCACACCGCGGCGATCGATGCCGCCTGCGCTGCGGGCGCAGCGCGCATCCTCTACACCAGTCACCAAGGCGCAGCCGCTGATTCGCTCTTCGCCCCCATGCCCGACCACGCCGCCACCGAGCGCTATCTCGCCGAAACCGGCACCCCCTGCACATCGCTCCGCAACGGTTTCTACGCCAGCACCGTCCCCCTGCTACTGGGCCGCGCCCTCGAAACCGGCGAACTCGCCGCCCCCGCCGACGGCCCGGTCTCCTGGACCACCCATGGCGACCTCGCCGCCGCCATCGCCCGCATCCTCACTGAAGACCCCTGCTTCGACGGCCCCACCCCACCGCTGACCGCCCCGAACGCCCTGGACCTCAAAGACATTGCCGCAATCCTCACCGACCTCACCGGCCGTCCCATTCACCGGGTTGTCATCGACGACGAAGAATGGGTAGCCGGTCTGATCGATCACGGCGTCCCCGCATCCCAGGCCACCATGTTGCTCGGCATGTTCCACGCCTCCCGAAACGGCGAATTCACCACTACGGGAACAGCTCTCGGCAGCCTCCTGGGCCGCACCCCCACCCCGCTGCGTGCGGTCCTCGCAGGACTCATCACCGCGAACTGA
- a CDS encoding TetR/AcrR family transcriptional regulator has translation MSDAKTGSSSRDETRAQLVEVAAQLIREHGAAAVTTRAVAQAAGVQAPTIYRLFGDKDGLLDAVTEHVFAAYIAGKKLTEDDSDPVVALHAGWDTHIGFGLANAALFGLINDPARNAGTSAANTAGVAVLRARVHRVAAIGRLRVPERRAVELIRAAGTGTVLALLSVPEQDRDLDLADAMFDAVMRSILTDAPALAEDSPTAAAVAFRTVVPELPMLTATERALMSEWLDRATASQQSGRPA, from the coding sequence ATGTCGGACGCCAAAACAGGCAGTAGCAGCAGGGACGAGACGCGCGCACAGCTCGTGGAGGTCGCCGCACAGCTGATTCGCGAGCACGGTGCGGCCGCTGTCACCACGCGCGCCGTCGCGCAGGCGGCCGGTGTGCAGGCACCGACGATCTATCGGCTGTTCGGCGATAAGGACGGGCTGCTCGATGCCGTCACCGAGCACGTCTTCGCCGCCTATATCGCCGGGAAGAAGCTCACCGAAGACGACAGCGACCCGGTCGTCGCACTGCACGCGGGCTGGGACACGCATATCGGCTTCGGGCTGGCCAACGCGGCGCTGTTCGGGCTGATCAATGATCCTGCCCGCAATGCCGGAACCTCCGCGGCCAACACCGCGGGCGTGGCGGTGCTGCGCGCGCGCGTGCATCGGGTGGCGGCGATCGGCCGGCTCCGAGTGCCCGAGCGCCGCGCGGTGGAGCTGATTCGCGCCGCGGGCACGGGCACGGTCCTCGCCCTGCTGTCCGTGCCGGAGCAGGATCGGGATCTCGACCTCGCGGATGCCATGTTCGACGCGGTGATGCGGTCGATCCTCACCGATGCGCCCGCACTCGCCGAGGACAGCCCGACTGCGGCGGCGGTCGCCTTCCGCACTGTGGTGCCGGAACTGCCGATGCTCACCGCGACCGAGCGCGCGCTGATGTCGGAGTGGCTCGACCGTGCCACCGCCTCGCAGCAGAGCGGCCGACCGGCCTGA